In Candidatus Cloacimonadota bacterium, the DNA window AAGGCTTTCAGATACTTCTCTATGGACTGCTGGCAGTGAAAGCATATTGTATCAGTAATTGGGTCTTCAAAAGACAATTCTCTTTCTGCTGTCAAAAGGTCTTTTTCTGCCTTCTTTATCCATTTATTAACCAGATCTTTAATAACTTCCTCACGATTCATAAATGACTTTCCCAAATTTATTTGCCGGATAAATAATAGTCCCAATAATATCTTTATATGTCTCAAATTCTGCAGGAGTTCTTATAATAATATCCATTGGAACTTTTAAACCTCGCAAATATTTTCTTACTTCTCTACCTCTTTTATGGATTGGAATATTACTCTCTTTTACTATTAATAAGTCAAGGTCACTATCTTTTGTAGGGCTGCCATAAGCATAAGAACCAAAAAGAATAATTCTTTCTGGAAAATAGTTTTCTACAATCCTCTTAACAATCTCATTTATTTGTTTTTCCGTAATCATCTTATTGCTTCTATTTGGATAAAATAGATTTGGTTATTTTAGAATTGATATCCAATAGAAAAATGATGAGTGGGATTTAACACTGAATGGGAATTTACACCATAGTCAAATTTTATATCTTTTATTAAAAACCCCACGCCACCAGAGATACTATTTGGATAAGTTGAAGCACCTGTTCTTAGCCAAAAATTATCTACTATCTCAAATTCAATACCAAAATTAATTTTTGTATCTTCAGAAAATTTCTGCTTCAAATCCAATTCTGTTGTAACTCCATGATAAGGCTGATAAGCGATGCCAATAGTCAAGAACTGTGGCAAGTCCCATGTTCGACCTTTTCCCACTGATGGATTGTTTATATTTTTGACAGCAAAAGCGATTCTGGTTCTTTGATGAAGCACAGCAAGTGCACCAAAATCCAGTCCGAATACAGATTCTTCGCCCGGGTCAAATTCCCCGACAGTCTCTCCAAAAGAAATGTGATTCAGATTTACTGTATATCCGAGGTATAATTTTGAGTGAATATCACCAATAAGAAGAAGTGAGTGGGCAAGAGAATAGGTTCCTTCACTCAAGAGTTCAACATCCTGATATTCAACGCCCATTTTTTTTATTCCAAGAGCTATCGTGCCAAATTTAGGCAGATGATAAGCAAGTGCACCTGTTCTCAAAATTTGAAAATCATTCCCAAAAAGTTTTGCGTATCCTGTATTAACTCCAGCAGTTGCAGTTTGTAAAGCAGCAGGATTATAAAAGATAGCACTGGCATAATAGCAACTTGCGATAAATGCTCCACCCATTCCTCTTGCTCTTGCTGATGGCTCATAATCGCCAAAAATATTGGATTCTATATTAGCAAATACCAATGTGCTCAGCATCAAAACAAATATTGTTATTAAAATCTTTCTCATTGGTAACCTTTCATTAGAAACTTTTTTACTTCACTAACAAATTCTTTTGCTTGTGATAGTAAAGGTTCTATTTTTTCATAAGAATATTCCACGAATTCTTTATAATCGCTTTTACCCCTCATATCAAAAGCTTTATGAAATATTTTGGAGAACTTCTTGTGGAATATACCCTTATTTACAAACTCTTTATCAAAGAATGAGATAACACCGCTATGTTTTGAGCCTACAAATTGTTTATCAACTAACAATGCTAAGACAGAGTAGAATATTGCATAATAGCATCTATTTATGATAGAGAAGCTGCCCCTTTTATTCTCAAGAAGGAATTCTGCATCTTTTAGGCTGGATTCTGCTTGTTCTAATCGATATTTTATCAATTCAAGTTTTTTTTGATTCATACAGTCACACCTTCTCGCATGATATTTCTATATATTGGGGAAAATTTCATAGGCCCATTCTCAAGCTCATCTCTGGTGAAAATAATCGTTGTGATAACTAATTCATTTTCAAAGCCAATTTTCCAAACTATATGGAAAATTTTATCTTCAATTTCAGAGCTATTATTTTCCAATTCTATATAAACATCCAGGTCAGAGTCCTCCTCAAAATCATCTCTGGCACGAGAGCCAAAGATGCGCATATCAGTTACATTTAGGTCTTTTTCAATTTCTATTTTAAGCTGACGAGCAATTTCTAAACTTCTTTTATCCATCTTTAGTCTTTAATCTTTCATTTCTAATTATTTCTATCAGAAAGGGTTCTGCTCCGTTACTTATGAGTTGGAGGTTCATTTCATGCCGAAGGCAGATCCTTTGGAAAACAGACGGAACAGAGTTCCGTGTTACTTCTACATTGGCTCGTTATTCTTTATCACGACATTTGGCCCCCGATTCATAGGGACAAGCCATTCTTTTGGAATTTGTCCCCAAGTAAGCCCGTTCCTGACGAGCTCAGGAATCGGGAATTGGAATTTATTTGTCATTTGTTATTTGAGATTTGGAATTTTCATTTTTCATCTTTCTTCTTTAATCTTTAAGAGGTACAGCAATAACGATTGGTGCTGTTTCTGTCTTTGTTTTACCAGTTTCTCTATCTATTACTTCAAGATGGCAGATATATAGTCCAGGGGGTAAAGTGTTCCAAGTTTCATCCCTACCATCCCATTCTATTGTATTTAACCCGTTTGAATTCTCATTTTTAAATGTGTTTACTAATTTGCCCTCACTATTATATAATCTTAGAATTATTTTATCATTAGTACGAGAATGGAATTGAATTTCAAATTTTTCGCCTAAAGCAGGACAGAATGTGTGGTGAGGAACTTTGAGAACTGCTTTAAGAGTTTCAACTTTATATTCATACTGATATAGTTCTTTTGGAGCATTTTCAGGAAAGTATGAAACTGAGTCAGAGGTATCAGACGCAGTAATATAGAAATAGACGATAGTTCCCTCAGACTGTCCGGGGATTTTAGCTGTATATGAATATTGGGTGCTGTCTACAAAATTCATATAAGTAGATTTAAACTCATTGCCTTTAATTGTATTCCAGAGAAGTTCAACTGATTTACAAGTGTCTTGAGAAGTAAATGTTATTGTGGCTGGCTCGTTTGCTGGAACTGGCTGTGCAGGATATTCAACATTTCCTGTATCTCCGCCGCCATGTGAACCCAGATATTCAAAGGTGTCCTGCGGATAGACGATCCATTCTGAATCATCTTGATTAGTGCCAGCAGAGGAAGTCCAATCAGTATTGCCTTGTGTTATTGCTGCTTTTCTTACAAGAGTATGGTCTTTTGTTGCATTCGTAACTCCAGCGACATTCCAACCGTCGCCAGGATTTTCATCGGGTATACCGATAACATCTATGAGGGTCCAGGTTGAACCGCCATCTGTAGTTTTTTCCAAACCTCTGGCATCATTTCCATTAAAATGAACCACGCTTGGATAAGACAAGATTTCATCAGCGACTGCTTGCAATTCGGCGTCTGCTTCATCGGTAGTTATAACCCATACATCACCAGATGCAATTGATGCACCATCTGGAAAGATATGCCAGTATAGCCAGCCATTACCATTTACAGATTGAGCTATTCTGTAATTTGAAAGGCTAATTTCAGAATCCGTACCATTATAGATTTCTAATGCCTTATTCTGAGAACTACCTTCAATATAATCAGAAAAGAGTAAATCATTTTCTCCGCCACCAGATTGATAACCTGTAAAATTTATTGTGCTATTAGATTCAACTGGATTTCCGGCCACATCTTCTACATTA includes these proteins:
- a CDS encoding nucleotidyltransferase domain-containing protein, giving the protein MITEKQINEIVKRIVENYFPERIILFGSYAYGSPTKDSDLDLLIVKESNIPIHKRGREVRKYLRGLKVPMDIIIRTPAEFETYKDIIGTIIYPANKFGKVIYES
- a CDS encoding lamin tail domain-containing protein — protein: HFNGNDARGLEKTTDGGSTWTLIDVIGIPDENPGDGWNVAGVANATKDHTLVRKEAITQGNTDWTSSAGTNQNDSEWIVYPQDTFEYLGSHGGGDTIPPTLVSANATSSTTVNIIFSEQISQQSAETVSNYNINGLTVSNANLQIDEKTVILTTSEQTEGTIYTITINNVEDVAGNPVESNSTINFTGYQSGGGENDLLFSDYIEGSSQNKALEIYNGTDSEISLSNYRIAQSVNGNGWLYWHIFPDGASIASGDVWVITTDEADAELQAVADEILSYPSVVHFNGNDARGLEKTTDGGSTWTLIDVIGIPDENPGDGWNVAGVTNATKDHTLVRKAAITQGNTDWTSSAGTNQDDSEWIVYPQDTFEYLGSHGGGDTGNVEYPAQPVPANEPATITFTSQDTCKSVELLWNTIKGNEFKSTYMNFVDSTQYSYTAKIPGQSEGTIVYFYITASDTSDSVSYFPENAPKELYQYEYKVETLKAVLKVPHHTFCPALGEKFEIQFHSRTNDKIILRLYNSEGKLVNTFKNENSNGLNTIEWDGRDETWNTLPPGLYICHLEVIDRETGKTKTETAPIVIAVPLKD
- a CDS encoding HEPN domain-containing protein; its protein translation is MNQKKLELIKYRLEQAESSLKDAEFLLENKRGSFSIINRCYYAIFYSVLALLVDKQFVGSKHSGVISFFDKEFVNKGIFHKKFSKIFHKAFDMRGKSDYKEFVEYSYEKIEPLLSQAKEFVSEVKKFLMKGYQ
- a CDS encoding nucleotidyltransferase domain-containing protein, whose protein sequence is MDKRSLEIARQLKIEIEKDLNVTDMRIFGSRARDDFEEDSDLDVYIELENNSSEIEDKIFHIVWKIGFENELVITTIIFTRDELENGPMKFSPIYRNIMREGVTV